Proteins from a genomic interval of Rubinisphaera italica:
- a CDS encoding sulfatase encodes MNALLRRLFFLAVLSFSYLIFSGQNGEAAETPNVLFLICDDLNCDLGCYGHEQVKSPNIDKLAQRGVRFANAHCQYALCGPSRASFMTSLYPTQNLVTRNAIYIREHVPNVVTMSQMFRDHGYLATRIGKIYHYNVPLHIGTSGHDDPYSWNITINPRGRDVIEQDQIFSLVPGSYGGTLSWMSADGTDQEQTDGIAADEAIEQLQNYKQTGNPFFLAVGLYRPHTPYVAPHKYFDQYPADSIPVPEVPEGYLDTIPKPAAKSIRAKKQQIDLPQETAQQAIQAYHASITFADAQIGRILNALEETGLAENTIVMFTSDHGYHMGEHGHWQKMSLFENGTHVPLIVAGPGVTDQGGVVEGPVEMLDFYPTLAELCDWKAPSTVQGVSFAPSLKNHTKHTRESALSQLHSSFSIRTDRYRYTEWGEDGADGQELYDHESDPQEMNNLIGKPEYKETQAKLSEMLQKRVAEAQVPPKGLKQISFKNQRRVPKQF; translated from the coding sequence ATGAATGCTCTTTTACGACGCTTATTTTTTCTGGCCGTTTTGTCTTTTTCATATCTGATATTTTCAGGACAAAACGGCGAGGCTGCAGAAACTCCCAATGTGCTGTTTTTGATTTGCGATGATCTCAATTGCGATCTGGGGTGTTACGGTCACGAGCAGGTCAAGTCTCCGAATATCGACAAGTTGGCGCAACGCGGCGTACGTTTTGCCAATGCGCATTGTCAATATGCTTTGTGTGGACCAAGCCGGGCTTCGTTCATGACGAGCTTATATCCGACCCAGAATCTTGTGACGCGCAATGCGATTTATATCCGCGAACATGTTCCAAATGTTGTGACGATGTCGCAGATGTTTCGCGACCATGGCTATCTGGCGACAAGAATCGGCAAGATCTATCATTACAATGTTCCACTGCATATCGGAACCAGTGGGCACGATGATCCCTATTCGTGGAATATTACGATCAATCCCCGTGGCCGAGATGTGATTGAGCAGGATCAGATTTTCAGTCTGGTCCCGGGCAGTTATGGCGGCACTCTGAGCTGGATGTCAGCCGATGGAACCGATCAGGAACAGACCGATGGCATTGCCGCTGATGAAGCCATTGAGCAATTGCAAAATTACAAGCAGACGGGGAATCCGTTTTTCCTGGCTGTCGGTTTGTATCGTCCGCACACTCCCTATGTCGCTCCTCATAAATATTTCGATCAGTATCCAGCAGACTCTATTCCTGTGCCTGAAGTCCCGGAAGGATATTTGGATACGATTCCCAAGCCAGCCGCGAAATCAATTCGGGCCAAGAAGCAACAGATTGATCTGCCGCAGGAAACTGCCCAGCAGGCTATTCAGGCTTATCATGCTTCAATTACGTTTGCCGATGCTCAAATCGGGCGAATCCTGAACGCCCTCGAAGAAACAGGGCTGGCAGAGAATACCATCGTGATGTTCACGTCTGATCATGGCTATCACATGGGTGAGCATGGGCACTGGCAGAAAATGTCTCTCTTTGAGAATGGAACGCACGTGCCGTTGATCGTCGCTGGTCCGGGTGTTACAGATCAGGGGGGTGTCGTCGAGGGGCCAGTGGAGATGCTGGATTTCTATCCCACACTGGCAGAGTTGTGTGACTGGAAGGCTCCGAGCACAGTGCAGGGGGTTAGCTTTGCTCCCTCTCTGAAAAATCATACGAAGCACACTCGGGAGTCGGCTTTAAGCCAGTTGCATTCCAGCTTCAGCATTCGCACTGATCGCTATCGTTACACTGAGTGGGGAGAAGACGGAGCCGACGGACAGGAATTATATGATCACGAATCCGACCCACAGGAGATGAACAATCTCATTGGCAAGCCGGAGTACAAAGAAACTCAGGCGAAGTTGTCTGAAATGTTGCAGAAGCGAGTCGCAGAAGCTCAGGTTCCCCCAAAAGGTTTAAAACAGATTTCATTTAAAAATCAACGACGGGTTCCCAAGCAATTTTGA
- a CDS encoding sulfatase, whose protein sequence is MPFDRSLLQSLLTCICLAFGFGLSTGLAAEKPQPQPRPNFIILLADDLGYGELVCQGNHQIPTPHIDSIAQEGVRFTNGYVSASYCSPSRAGLMTGRYQSRFGYETNPVGAVNEDPDVGLPRMEVTLADRLKSAGYRTSLVGKWHLGGTAYYHPQRRGFEEFFGFLHEGHYFVPPPFQDVTTMLRVKKLPDGTLGRVQYGNRVYSTHMNHAEPAYDTNNPILRSSQPVVENDYLTDAFTREACDFIERSKEQPFFLYVAYNAVHSPLQGADEFMQKFASIEDIHRRIFAAMLSNLDGSVGQILKKLDDEQLAENTVVVFLSDNGGPTKELTSSNLPLRGFKGDMYEGGIRVPFLMRWPGVAERGGVYPAPVISLDLVPTFVRAAGLKVSDRETDGVDLRPYLMKESSENPHEVLFWRQKQRAALRLGDWKIVNQSLYDKKSQWELFNLANDISESNDLAEENPDELNMALQHWKTLAGQMP, encoded by the coding sequence ATGCCTTTCGACAGATCTTTGCTTCAGAGTTTGCTGACCTGTATTTGCCTTGCATTTGGGTTCGGTCTCTCGACTGGACTTGCCGCTGAGAAACCTCAGCCTCAACCACGCCCCAACTTCATCATTTTACTGGCAGATGATCTAGGTTATGGCGAATTGGTATGCCAGGGGAATCATCAAATTCCGACTCCGCATATTGATTCCATTGCCCAAGAGGGTGTTCGCTTTACGAATGGCTATGTCTCAGCTTCGTACTGCAGTCCTTCGCGGGCAGGGTTGATGACCGGGCGGTATCAAAGTCGATTTGGTTATGAAACGAATCCTGTGGGAGCGGTGAATGAGGATCCTGATGTAGGATTGCCACGGATGGAGGTGACTCTGGCTGATCGTTTGAAGTCAGCCGGCTATCGCACCAGTCTGGTCGGGAAATGGCATCTGGGTGGGACCGCTTATTATCATCCTCAACGACGAGGCTTCGAAGAATTCTTCGGTTTTCTGCATGAAGGTCACTATTTTGTGCCGCCGCCATTTCAGGATGTGACGACCATGTTGCGGGTCAAGAAATTGCCCGATGGAACATTGGGGCGGGTACAATATGGAAATCGAGTTTATTCAACTCACATGAATCATGCTGAGCCAGCTTACGACACGAACAACCCAATTCTTCGCAGCAGTCAGCCAGTCGTTGAAAATGATTATCTAACGGATGCGTTTACACGAGAAGCGTGTGATTTTATTGAGCGATCCAAAGAACAGCCCTTCTTCCTGTATGTCGCCTACAATGCAGTCCATTCGCCTTTGCAAGGTGCGGATGAGTTCATGCAGAAGTTTGCTTCGATTGAGGATATCCATCGACGAATATTTGCAGCGATGCTGTCTAATCTCGATGGGAGTGTGGGACAGATTTTGAAAAAACTGGATGATGAACAGCTCGCGGAAAATACTGTGGTCGTATTCCTGAGTGATAATGGCGGTCCGACAAAAGAATTGACCTCCAGCAATCTACCGCTCCGTGGATTCAAAGGCGATATGTACGAAGGCGGTATTCGAGTTCCCTTCTTAATGCGCTGGCCGGGTGTGGCTGAAAGAGGAGGCGTTTATCCGGCTCCTGTCATTTCTCTGGATCTGGTACCGACATTCGTTCGAGCCGCCGGTCTGAAGGTCAGTGATCGTGAAACCGACGGGGTTGATCTGAGACCTTATCTCATGAAAGAGAGTTCTGAAAATCCACACGAGGTTCTATTCTGGAGACAGAAACAACGGGCAGCCTTACGGCTGGGGGATTGGAAAATTGTGAATCAATCGTTGTATGATAAGAAATCCCAGTGGGAACTGTTCAACCTGGCTAATGACATTTCCGAGTCAAACGATCTCGCGGAAGAAAATCCTGACGAATTGAACATGGCTCTTCAGCATTGGAAAACGCTGGCTGGTCAAATGCCATAG
- a CDS encoding SGNH/GDSL hydrolase family protein yields MNAIRFASCLFLLTCSIPVQAAEDVAFPLKAKKILFLGDSITNAGDYIVHVEAQLRAQGLDPMPEIINLGLSSETCCGLSEPDHPFPRPNVQERLERALEIIKPDVVVACYGMNDGIYYPFSEERFQQYQAGVQELIEKVHRAGAKVVVMTPPPFDSLPVKEKTRPAGADEYAYYAPFVNYDDVLTRYGKWIMQGLKEADQVIDLHTPLTAYIKQQRKSDPDFTMAPDGVHCNAIGHEMIANTILTAWGVQSREPLPKELIDLVRQKNRVLHDAYLSHVGHKRPGGKPGLPVDQAEAKAKELNVEIDSLVSKLRNPETTQQRSNNGTRYQIHYPASLSEDALKLYVDYYLWIPEEAKPIRGVIVHQHGCGVGASEGGRTAADDLHWQALAKKWNCALMGSSYEPREGVNCRSWCDPRNGSGQQFVKALTDFSVGTGHGEIATAPWCLWGHSGGGFWASLMQTKYPERIVAIWFRSGTAFGYWTKGDIETPELLTGIYRVPMMGNPGAKEKDHKRFKSAWYGLKAMQAAYQEAGADFFEFAPDPNSSHDCGGSRYLSIPFFNFWLEHRLPEVAGDELRPAKLALADWQGEMQSKMEEYRKTAAVSDSTPPPAPANVQLKSNDNQTVTLSWTAEADLESGIKGFVITRDGEVVATLPEKSTARFSRPLFQGQSYHDTPEAPVPAMTWTDDKGGQKSKYAVQTVNSVDLRSELTAAK; encoded by the coding sequence ATGAACGCGATCCGCTTCGCCAGCTGTCTGTTTTTACTGACCTGTTCGATTCCTGTTCAGGCCGCTGAGGACGTTGCCTTTCCGTTGAAGGCAAAAAAGATTCTTTTCCTGGGAGATTCGATTACGAATGCCGGGGATTACATCGTCCATGTCGAAGCCCAACTCAGGGCTCAAGGACTTGATCCGATGCCTGAGATTATCAATCTTGGTTTATCGTCGGAAACATGTTGCGGACTTTCGGAACCCGATCATCCGTTTCCACGCCCGAATGTGCAGGAGCGATTGGAACGGGCTCTGGAGATCATCAAACCCGATGTTGTTGTGGCCTGTTACGGGATGAACGATGGGATTTACTATCCCTTCAGTGAAGAGCGATTTCAGCAATATCAGGCCGGTGTTCAGGAATTGATCGAGAAAGTGCATCGAGCCGGAGCGAAAGTTGTGGTGATGACTCCACCACCATTTGACTCGCTGCCGGTCAAAGAAAAAACCCGCCCGGCTGGAGCCGACGAGTATGCCTATTATGCCCCATTCGTCAATTACGATGACGTTCTCACACGTTATGGCAAATGGATTATGCAGGGGCTGAAAGAAGCCGATCAAGTGATCGATCTGCACACACCATTGACGGCTTACATCAAACAACAACGGAAATCGGACCCGGATTTTACGATGGCTCCCGATGGTGTGCATTGCAATGCGATTGGTCACGAGATGATTGCCAATACCATTCTCACCGCCTGGGGAGTGCAGTCGCGCGAGCCTCTTCCCAAAGAGTTGATCGATTTAGTCCGCCAGAAAAATCGAGTCTTGCATGATGCCTACCTCTCTCATGTCGGTCACAAGCGACCGGGCGGAAAACCGGGACTGCCCGTTGATCAAGCCGAGGCGAAGGCGAAGGAATTGAATGTAGAAATAGATTCGCTGGTGTCCAAATTGCGAAATCCTGAAACGACTCAGCAGCGTTCGAATAACGGAACACGTTACCAAATCCATTACCCCGCCAGTCTTTCAGAAGACGCATTGAAGTTGTATGTGGATTACTATTTGTGGATTCCCGAGGAAGCGAAACCCATTCGTGGTGTTATTGTTCATCAACATGGATGTGGCGTGGGAGCTTCGGAAGGTGGACGAACTGCAGCCGACGATTTGCACTGGCAGGCATTGGCGAAGAAGTGGAATTGTGCCTTGATGGGTTCCAGCTACGAGCCACGCGAAGGCGTGAATTGTCGATCCTGGTGCGATCCCCGGAATGGTTCCGGGCAGCAATTTGTGAAAGCATTGACCGACTTTTCTGTCGGAACCGGTCATGGGGAAATCGCAACCGCTCCCTGGTGTTTATGGGGACATTCGGGAGGCGGGTTCTGGGCTTCGCTGATGCAGACGAAGTATCCCGAGAGGATTGTCGCCATCTGGTTTCGTTCGGGAACCGCTTTTGGTTACTGGACGAAAGGAGATATTGAAACGCCGGAACTGCTGACTGGAATTTATCGAGTGCCAATGATGGGCAATCCTGGAGCCAAAGAGAAAGATCACAAACGCTTTAAAAGCGCTTGGTATGGATTGAAGGCAATGCAGGCTGCTTATCAGGAAGCCGGTGCAGACTTCTTTGAGTTCGCTCCGGACCCGAACTCCAGTCACGATTGTGGTGGGTCACGCTATCTGTCCATTCCGTTCTTCAATTTCTGGCTGGAACATCGTCTTCCAGAAGTTGCAGGCGATGAGCTACGACCTGCAAAGCTCGCACTGGCGGACTGGCAAGGAGAGATGCAAAGTAAAATGGAAGAATATCGTAAGACCGCAGCTGTCAGTGATTCGACTCCGCCACCTGCCCCTGCTAATGTTCAACTCAAGTCGAATGATAATCAAACGGTGACGTTATCCTGGACCGCAGAAGCCGATCTTGAAAGTGGGATCAAGGGATTTGTCATCACGCGTGATGGAGAAGTTGTGGCCACGCTTCCCGAGAAATCGACGGCTCGATTTTCTCGTCCACTGTTTCAGGGGCAATCTTATCATGACACTCCCGAAGCTCCTGTTCCTGCAATGACCTGGACTGATGATAAGGGTGGACAGAAATCGAAATACGCTGTGCAAACCGTAAACAGTGTCGATTTACGATCCGAGCTGACGGCTGCGAAGTAG
- a CDS encoding transglutaminase family protein: MRYRVTHITKFDAAERVAIGMNHVYLTPRTTPFQTCEHSRLITRPPATTSDRRTDYYGNIAYFLSFERGYDHLEIRATSRVEVHARQMPALTDSLPWDQIVSDIGREPCPFDFQVREMQAASPRVNDYDESVLKYAKRFFPEGRPVLVCLADLLKNFSEDFTFDPHATTVNTPTDEVLVNKRGVCQDFSHLMIALCRAVELPARYVSGYLRTHPPKGKPRLRGADASHAWLSVFCGPLGWVDVDPTNNIFVSSDHITVAWGRDYSDVAPVKGVVIGSGSHALDVSVDVEPISDLGATREEAALLN, translated from the coding sequence ATGAGATATCGTGTCACACATATCACAAAGTTCGATGCCGCGGAACGGGTTGCCATCGGCATGAATCATGTTTATTTGACTCCGCGCACAACTCCATTTCAGACATGTGAACATTCCCGATTGATCACAAGACCTCCGGCGACAACATCCGATCGACGAACCGATTATTATGGCAACATTGCCTATTTTTTATCGTTTGAACGAGGCTACGATCATCTCGAAATTCGTGCGACCAGTCGTGTCGAAGTTCATGCTCGACAAATGCCTGCGTTGACGGACTCGCTGCCCTGGGATCAGATTGTTTCGGATATTGGTCGCGAGCCATGCCCATTCGATTTTCAGGTTCGCGAAATGCAGGCCGCTTCTCCGCGAGTGAACGACTATGATGAATCTGTACTTAAATATGCCAAACGATTTTTTCCAGAAGGACGTCCGGTTCTGGTCTGTCTGGCCGACTTGCTGAAGAACTTCTCCGAAGATTTTACGTTCGATCCTCACGCGACAACTGTCAATACGCCGACCGATGAAGTGCTGGTGAATAAGCGAGGTGTTTGCCAGGATTTTTCTCATCTGATGATTGCCCTTTGTCGGGCTGTTGAATTGCCCGCGCGGTACGTGAGTGGTTATTTGCGAACCCATCCCCCGAAAGGTAAACCCCGTTTACGCGGTGCTGATGCTTCACACGCCTGGCTGAGTGTATTTTGCGGTCCGCTCGGCTGGGTCGATGTCGATCCGACAAACAACATCTTTGTGTCGAGCGACCATATCACCGTTGCCTGGGGGCGAGATTACAGCGATGTTGCACCAGTGAAAGGCGTTGTGATCGGTTCGGGCTCGCATGCACTGGATGTCTCAGTCGATGTCGAGCCGATTAGTGATCTCGGTGCGACACGTGAAGAAGCAGCGTTGTTGAATTGA
- a CDS encoding circularly permuted type 2 ATP-grasp protein, with protein sequence MERLLAYQGPAGAFDEFKTPDGHIKPQWHKLLESLGNLDEADLSTRLHSANRILQENGVNLTGFDHDRRSSRPWEIDLLPAMYSAADWKIVRAGIAQRAQLMEAIVRDLYGSQTLISDGLIPTDLIFKNKQFLRSFHNLPPESSGLLLYGCELGRSTSGQWWVMADRANAPAGVSYTLENRIVISKTLPQFLRECQVHRLAPFFIQLQETIKQLSSHKSDNPSVVILSAGPTEPFYFEDVFLARYLGYTLVEADDLTVRKNHVWLKTLTGLVGVDVIIRRHADQNIDPLEVGGYSPNGISGLLNAMRHRNVVMLNGPEFGLLDSPVFMPFMKKICQHFLGEDLLIPSIATWWCGQKREMDYVKVHFNDLVIKPAFAHSGGEEFIVSDLDKESQQKLMAKIEARPWSYIAQEKIVRSTAPCWIGDYFHPGHMALRTFAVKYKERYEVMNGGLIRVEERGAPMPLSISAGHCSKDVWVCSNKPVPPVSLLAKIQERPEIKRSNNQLPSRAADNLYWLGRYIERLEFTGRLIRKVSDRMLSEFGQQTITDIMPMVACLAEQGGIEESLGLDEFIPSRERMEKLWPAIIWENENSGKLQGLCENVIRLSSLVRDRMTDDFWRATLQMQQTIKPEKIHSLSDLQDLTNSLMLQISAISGQITDGLVHGPTRHFLLIGRGLERSRQLTLILRQFLKKVDDKDVMPLVTLLDVCNSIMTYRSRYRANFSVLPVFDLLVTDSSNPHALVFQFNELRKLLAELPYRDRRKPLISPERDIVRCVRYELQSLLPTADRQLNWVDYRHGLEKILNGMDKRIHQISSQLTSTFFVLSEFTQQVDDHWENRNS encoded by the coding sequence ATGGAACGACTCTTGGCCTATCAGGGACCTGCGGGAGCGTTTGATGAATTCAAGACACCAGATGGCCACATCAAGCCTCAGTGGCATAAATTGCTCGAATCGTTAGGCAATCTGGATGAGGCTGATCTCTCGACACGTTTGCACTCAGCGAACCGAATCCTGCAGGAGAATGGGGTCAATCTCACAGGGTTCGATCATGACCGCCGCTCGAGTCGACCGTGGGAAATCGACCTTCTGCCAGCGATGTACTCAGCTGCAGACTGGAAGATAGTTCGAGCTGGAATTGCACAGCGTGCTCAGTTGATGGAAGCGATTGTCCGTGATTTGTACGGCTCCCAAACACTCATTTCCGATGGATTGATTCCGACGGATTTGATCTTTAAAAATAAGCAATTTCTGCGTTCGTTTCATAACCTGCCACCGGAAAGTTCCGGACTGCTTCTATACGGTTGTGAACTGGGGCGTTCCACTTCCGGCCAGTGGTGGGTGATGGCAGATCGCGCTAATGCCCCGGCTGGCGTCAGTTATACGTTGGAAAACCGGATCGTCATATCAAAAACACTTCCTCAGTTTTTACGGGAGTGTCAGGTTCATCGTCTGGCTCCATTTTTTATTCAATTACAGGAAACCATAAAACAGTTATCTTCGCATAAGAGCGACAACCCATCGGTTGTGATCCTGAGTGCTGGACCAACGGAGCCATTCTATTTTGAAGATGTGTTTCTGGCACGGTATCTGGGGTACACGCTGGTTGAAGCGGATGATTTGACTGTTCGCAAGAATCATGTCTGGTTGAAAACACTGACTGGGCTTGTTGGTGTCGATGTCATCATTCGCCGTCATGCCGATCAGAATATCGACCCTCTGGAAGTTGGTGGCTATTCTCCGAATGGGATTTCCGGCTTGCTCAATGCAATGCGACATCGCAATGTGGTCATGCTGAATGGCCCTGAGTTCGGCTTGCTCGATTCCCCCGTGTTTATGCCATTTATGAAGAAGATCTGTCAGCATTTCCTTGGCGAAGATCTGCTGATCCCTTCAATTGCCACGTGGTGGTGTGGTCAAAAGCGAGAAATGGATTATGTCAAAGTTCACTTCAATGATTTAGTCATCAAGCCTGCATTCGCTCATTCTGGCGGCGAGGAATTTATCGTCAGCGATCTGGACAAGGAGAGTCAGCAAAAATTAATGGCGAAAATTGAGGCTCGTCCGTGGTCTTATATCGCTCAGGAAAAAATTGTCCGTTCGACAGCTCCTTGTTGGATTGGCGATTATTTTCATCCTGGTCACATGGCCTTACGTACCTTTGCGGTGAAATACAAAGAGCGGTACGAGGTGATGAATGGAGGTTTGATTCGAGTTGAGGAGCGAGGCGCTCCGATGCCGCTCTCCATCTCGGCTGGTCACTGCAGTAAAGATGTCTGGGTTTGCTCGAACAAGCCGGTTCCTCCCGTTTCCTTGCTGGCGAAAATTCAGGAACGTCCTGAGATTAAGCGATCGAACAATCAACTTCCCAGCCGAGCAGCCGATAACCTTTACTGGTTGGGACGATACATCGAACGACTTGAGTTTACGGGACGGCTGATCCGTAAAGTCTCTGATCGAATGCTGAGCGAATTTGGACAGCAGACGATTACCGATATCATGCCGATGGTCGCGTGTCTGGCTGAGCAAGGGGGTATTGAAGAATCGTTAGGTCTGGATGAATTTATTCCTTCGCGTGAGCGGATGGAAAAGCTTTGGCCTGCGATCATCTGGGAGAATGAGAATAGTGGAAAATTGCAAGGGTTGTGCGAAAATGTGATCCGACTTTCCTCACTGGTCAGGGATCGTATGACCGATGATTTCTGGCGTGCCACATTGCAAATGCAACAGACGATCAAACCGGAGAAAATTCATTCTCTGAGCGATCTGCAGGATTTAACAAATAGTCTGATGTTGCAGATCTCGGCAATTTCTGGACAAATTACAGATGGTCTTGTGCATGGCCCGACACGTCACTTTCTGTTGATTGGAAGGGGACTGGAGCGGTCGAGGCAACTGACTTTGATTCTTCGTCAATTTCTGAAGAAAGTCGATGATAAGGATGTGATGCCTCTGGTGACTTTACTGGATGTCTGCAATAGTATCATGACTTATCGTTCGAGGTATCGTGCCAATTTCTCGGTGTTGCCTGTGTTCGATTTGCTGGTTACCGACTCGAGCAACCCTCATGCACTCGTGTTTCAATTCAATGAATTAAGAAAACTGCTGGCCGAGTTGCCATATCGCGATCGCAGAAAACCACTCATCTCCCCTGAACGGGATATCGTGCGGTGTGTTCGATATGAACTGCAATCACTTTTGCCGACGGCTGATCGACAATTGAACTGGGTTGATTATCGTCACGGTCTGGAGAAAATTCTCAATGGTATGGATAAACGAATCCACCAGATTTCGAGTCAGCTGACTTCAACATTCTTTGTGTTGTCTGAATTTACACAACAGGTGGATGATCATTGGGAGAACCGGAACTCATGA